Proteins encoded together in one Shewanella acanthi window:
- the moaE gene encoding molybdopterin synthase catalytic subunit MoaE, which translates to MTTLPNVRVQVDDFNVAEEYLQLAQDNSDGAVVTFVGKVRDFNDGSVVTDLTLEHYPGMTEAVLEQIVAEARSRWPLNRVTVIHRVGTMALGEQIVFIGVTSAHRKAAFAACEFLIDFLKTKAPFWKLEAGDKGKNWVEAKDADEQAAKLWQHKDN; encoded by the coding sequence ATGACCACTTTGCCTAATGTGCGTGTGCAAGTTGATGATTTCAATGTTGCCGAGGAATACTTGCAATTAGCCCAGGATAATAGCGACGGTGCCGTGGTGACCTTTGTCGGCAAAGTGCGTGATTTTAACGATGGCTCTGTGGTGACCGATCTAACCCTTGAGCATTATCCGGGCATGACAGAAGCAGTGCTGGAGCAAATTGTCGCCGAGGCCCGAAGCCGCTGGCCGCTCAATAGGGTTACTGTTATTCACCGCGTTGGCACTATGGCGCTAGGTGAGCAGATTGTGTTTATTGGTGTCACCAGTGCCCACCGTAAGGCCGCCTTTGCCGCCTGTGAGTTCCTTATCGACTTCTTGAAGACCAAGGCGCCCTTCTGGAAATTAGAAGCGGGTGATAAGGGCAAAAATTGGGTCGAAGCCAAGGATGCCGATGAGCAGGCCGCTAAGTTGTGGCAGCACAAGGATAACTAG
- the modA gene encoding molybdate ABC transporter substrate-binding protein, translating to MLNLRRLRHIFGAVFSLCLSLSVAFVPSLCRADSDVPAIAAAANIKFALDDIAKSFTAETGLKLKISYGSSGNFVAQIQHGAPFELFLSADERYIRELNKAGVIQDEGVPYAVGRLALAVPKDSTLPLDAELKGVKALLDTGKLNRFVIANPEHAPYGERAKEVLVNLGLWDPLQPKLILGENVSQAAQFAVSGSTQGGIVALSLAMAPQFKAMGNYVELPATLHGSLEQRMTLLPKAGTTAQRFYQYLQTDAAKLVFSQYGFGLPNQ from the coding sequence ATGCTGAATTTGCGTCGACTACGCCATATCTTTGGGGCCGTTTTTTCCCTTTGTTTATCCCTTTCAGTGGCGTTTGTGCCATCACTGTGCCGCGCAGATTCTGACGTGCCTGCCATTGCGGCTGCGGCCAATATTAAGTTCGCCTTAGATGATATCGCCAAAAGCTTTACCGCCGAAACAGGTCTTAAGCTTAAGATTTCCTACGGTTCGTCCGGCAATTTCGTTGCCCAAATTCAGCACGGTGCGCCCTTTGAATTGTTCCTCAGCGCCGATGAAAGATACATTCGTGAGCTCAATAAGGCGGGGGTGATCCAAGATGAAGGTGTGCCTTATGCTGTTGGCCGTTTGGCTTTAGCGGTACCTAAGGACTCAACTTTACCACTCGATGCAGAACTCAAGGGCGTGAAGGCACTATTGGATACGGGGAAACTTAATCGATTCGTGATAGCCAATCCTGAGCATGCTCCCTACGGTGAGCGCGCTAAGGAAGTCTTAGTTAATTTAGGTCTATGGGATCCGCTGCAGCCGAAGTTAATCCTTGGGGAGAATGTGTCCCAGGCGGCGCAGTTTGCCGTGAGTGGTTCGACTCAGGGCGGGATTGTTGCCCTGTCGTTGGCGATGGCTCCCCAGTTTAAGGCAATGGGTAATTATGTAGAGTTGCCTGCAACACTCCATGGTTCGCTTGAGCAGCGCATGACCCTGCTGCCCAAGGCGGGCACAACGGCGCAGCGTTTCTATCAATATTTACAAACAGATGCGGCAAAACTTGTCTTTAGTCAGTATGGTTTTGGATTACCTAATCAATAA
- the modB gene encoding molybdate ABC transporter permease subunit produces MDWQALWLSVKLSSITVLLLIPLAILAGRALAYRSFMGKSWVEALVMVPLVLPPTVIGYYLLVGLGSQSWLGQWLEKLTGQQLVFHFSGLVIASILVNIPFALQPIQRAFEAVPQDVRDAAACCGMSSLKILLKIELPMVWPGVLTAMVLCFSHVLGEFGVVLMMGGNIAGETKTISIAIYDSVQAFDFNAASTMSLVLLLFAITALALTTSLSRRFGGQHGSNHR; encoded by the coding sequence ATGGATTGGCAGGCGCTGTGGTTATCGGTCAAGCTCAGTAGCATTACGGTATTGCTACTTATTCCCCTCGCTATTCTAGCGGGGCGCGCCTTGGCTTACCGCAGCTTTATGGGCAAGTCCTGGGTTGAAGCGCTGGTGATGGTGCCTTTGGTATTGCCGCCTACTGTCATTGGTTACTATCTGTTAGTGGGGCTTGGGAGCCAAAGCTGGTTAGGGCAGTGGCTCGAAAAACTCACTGGACAGCAATTGGTGTTTCATTTCTCAGGTTTAGTCATCGCATCCATTCTGGTGAATATCCCCTTTGCACTTCAACCTATACAGCGTGCCTTCGAAGCTGTGCCGCAGGATGTGCGTGATGCGGCGGCTTGCTGCGGTATGAGTTCCCTCAAAATCCTGCTGAAAATCGAGTTACCTATGGTTTGGCCTGGGGTGTTAACGGCCATGGTGCTGTGTTTCTCCCATGTGCTCGGTGAATTTGGTGTGGTGCTGATGATGGGCGGCAATATTGCGGGTGAAACTAAGACCATCTCAATTGCAATTTATGACAGCGTACAGGCCTTCGATTTTAACGCTGCTAGCACTATGTCATTAGTATTGCTGTTGTTTGCGATTACGGCTCTTGCGCTGACAACCAGTTTATCGAGACGCTTTGGAGGTCAGCATGGCTCAAATCATCGCTGA
- a CDS encoding ABC transporter ATP-binding protein yields MAQIIADLHCQIQSHKHIKLTADFSCKAGEVLAVVGPSGGGKTTLLRMIAGLNHPDSGCIQFGDTPWFNDKTRTALTPQQRHIGYMPQHFGLFPNLTALENVVAGLDHIPKDERVARAKDWLERVNLHGLPDRLPMHLSGGQRQRVALARALAREPSVLLLDEPFSAVDRETRERLYLELARLKEQLLCPVIMVTHDLNEALLLADSMILISQGQMLQQGAPFEVLSRPRNELVARQMGLRNIFDAEVLHQESTKDMTWLKFADQQLACDFGRNRPVGSKVRWVIPNQGIRFNSISNGRLCRSFNKLDVTIDSMLVMGESVRLVCVVAGTQLQLNTEVPLHLAQKLNLAKGMQTTVALKSEQIHILED; encoded by the coding sequence ATGGCTCAAATCATCGCTGATTTGCATTGTCAGATCCAAAGTCATAAACACATTAAACTCACCGCCGACTTTAGTTGTAAAGCGGGTGAAGTGTTGGCAGTAGTCGGGCCATCGGGCGGTGGTAAAACCACCCTGCTAAGAATGATTGCAGGGCTTAATCATCCCGACTCTGGTTGTATTCAGTTTGGTGATACCCCTTGGTTTAATGATAAAACCCGCACGGCATTAACACCCCAGCAAAGGCATATCGGCTATATGCCGCAGCATTTTGGATTGTTTCCTAACCTCACCGCGCTAGAAAATGTGGTGGCGGGACTCGACCATATTCCTAAAGATGAGCGGGTCGCTCGCGCTAAAGACTGGCTGGAAAGAGTTAATTTGCATGGTCTGCCCGACCGACTACCCATGCATTTGTCGGGCGGTCAGCGCCAACGTGTCGCCCTTGCCCGCGCTCTTGCCCGTGAACCTTCAGTATTACTCCTCGATGAACCTTTTTCGGCTGTGGACAGGGAAACTCGTGAGCGGTTGTACCTCGAGCTTGCACGCCTTAAGGAGCAGTTGTTATGCCCAGTAATTATGGTAACCCATGATTTGAACGAGGCGCTGTTGTTGGCAGATTCGATGATCCTCATCAGTCAGGGGCAGATGTTGCAGCAGGGCGCTCCATTTGAGGTGTTATCCCGGCCGCGCAATGAGTTGGTGGCACGGCAGATGGGGCTAAGAAATATCTTTGATGCAGAGGTGCTGCATCAGGAAAGTACTAAGGATATGACCTGGCTTAAGTTTGCTGATCAGCAACTCGCCTGTGATTTTGGGCGTAATCGCCCCGTCGGCAGCAAAGTGCGTTGGGTCATCCCAAATCAAGGCATTCGTTTTAACTCGATTTCTAATGGTCGCTTATGTCGCAGTTTCAATAAATTAGATGTCACTATCGATTCGATGCTGGTGATGGGGGAGTCGGTACGCCTAGTCTGTGTTGTGGCGGGAACTCAGCTACAACTCAATACCGAAGTGCCGCTGCATTTGGCGCAAAAGCTTAACCTTGCGAAGGGGATGCAAACTACTGTGGCGCTCAAATCTGAGCAAATCCATATTCTTGAAGATTAG
- a CDS encoding response regulator transcription factor: MKILLVEDDATTTEYIVKGFLEQGHNIENASDGQQGLLLATGGQYDLLILDRMLPHLDGLKLLAALRATGDQTPVLILSALAHVDERVKGLRAGGDDYMTKPFAFSELLVRAEKLMQRGQSVPVTTDLVVGSLKMELLTRNVTLDGHELMLQPKEFQLLKYLMEHANQVISRTLLFEAVWDYHFDPRTNVIDVHIAKLRRKFEELGHGELIETVRGAGYRLRQRH, translated from the coding sequence ATGAAAATACTTTTAGTTGAAGATGATGCGACAACGACTGAATATATAGTCAAAGGATTTTTGGAGCAGGGGCACAATATTGAGAATGCCAGCGACGGTCAGCAAGGTTTGTTGTTAGCAACTGGCGGACAGTACGATTTGTTAATTCTCGACCGAATGCTGCCCCACCTCGATGGCCTTAAATTATTGGCAGCATTAAGGGCCACCGGCGATCAAACCCCAGTATTAATTCTCTCTGCTCTTGCCCATGTGGACGAGCGAGTCAAAGGGCTTCGCGCTGGTGGTGATGATTATATGACTAAGCCCTTTGCTTTTTCGGAGTTGCTCGTACGTGCCGAAAAGCTAATGCAACGTGGTCAGTCGGTACCTGTCACGACAGACTTAGTCGTGGGTTCATTGAAGATGGAGCTGCTCACCCGTAACGTCACCCTAGATGGACATGAGCTGATGTTACAGCCGAAAGAGTTTCAGTTGCTTAAGTACCTGATGGAGCATGCAAATCAGGTCATCAGCCGTACGCTGTTATTCGAAGCGGTGTGGGATTATCACTTCGACCCAAGAACTAACGTGATTGATGTGCATATCGCAAAATTACGCCGCAAATTTGAAGAGCTAGGTCACGGCGAATTAATTGAAACCGTTCGAGGGGCGGGTTATCGCTTACGCCAAAGGCATTAA